The DNA sequence CGCTTATAAATAGTAACAGAATCAAAATAAAAGCTAATTGGGACCGCACGTTGTTAGATAGCAAACGTTTGCTTTAATTAAATATCCTATAAGATTTGGAGTGTGCGAGTTTGCTACGGGTTGACCACATTGCTGGTGTAACCCACGTCCTGTATCCTATTTACCCGTCACTCGGGTGTTAAATGTGGGCCCGCTCGCGAGTGCACTATCGCTATGTTATAAGCTATTGCGACCATCTTCACCTGCTGTGAGATCTTAAAGCACGTGTACACAATCACAGTTAACGGCACGGGCACGCACATCACGCACACCACGATCGCAAAAGCGGGTGACGTACTGAAGTAGAATATACAAGTGGCCTTATGTGGCTGAAAACTATATTCGGACCACCCAGCGAGTGGGGACACTGCCAGCCAAAGCGGGAACACCCAGATAAACGCAATAATCAAGGCGGTGTTCCTAGTGTCGAAGACACGCCGGTAGTGATTCGGCTTGACCACCATGTAGTACCGATTCAGGCTGATACTCATAAGGCTATACATGGAGGCGATAACGAACTGAGTGGTGATGAACCCGTGGACCTTGCAGGCTGCGTCCGTGAAGATCCATTGGCCGCGGGAGATGGCAGTCGCGAGCATAAACACGAGGTTAAGAGACTCGACGCAGTCCGCTACCGCCATGGAGGCGATCAGGGCGCGCCCTTTAGTCCGTACTCTGTTCCCTTGAACACTGACAATGACCACGAGGATGTTTCCAAAGACCCCGATGGCGATGATAACGCTGAGGTAGACGACCGTTACCACGGATGTAGACACAGACCAGACCTCCCCTGTCTCGTTTGTGTTCTTCATCGTCTTAACGATTTCGAGAGTTCAAGTTGCCTTGAGTCAACAAAtgatgtttttctcttcttgatagtTTAAATTGATTTAGTGTAGCTTTTTGGTGCTTTTCAAACGACGTTCGTAATACAAAATATCCCAGTCTTTCTTAGAACCTCTGCTCTTCGATTATCCAAAAAAGAAAACCGACATGACTTCCCATTTTTTACATGTGAGCTTTACGAGTATCCCTCTCAATTGCTTTTCGGTGTCCTTCCTCGTTTTATCCACAGTAACGTGAAACAGCGTGAATTTTCTAGCGCTTTTAAGATTTAATAAGCCACACATATAAGCCTGCGTGTTCTTTCTTCTGTACAAATTGTCTTAACGTGAAACAGCGTGAATTTTCTAGCGCTTTCAAGATTTAATAAGCCACACATATAAGCCTGCGTGTTCTTTCTTCTGTACAAATTGTCTTGTCAACGATTTCCTTTCAAGTTTTCGCCACTGGTTTCCGTCGTTTTTCCTTGTCAGTTGTTGAACTTTATTTTTTGATCAAGTCACTCTTCCATCGTTCTTTTACACTACACATCCTGCGATGTCAACACAGTTAAGCTCGGCCCGTTTGAAGAGAAACACTATTATCATAATAGCGCGCAATTTGGGCTGCGCTATAACCTAAACAAGTTAAACAAACTTCATAAACGTTCTCCTCACCTCGATGATAACCAACTCTTACCAAAACAGCGTAGCATTTATTTAAACTAAGTGTGAATATGCGATATTGCTTTGAAATATCGGGCTAAGACAGACTTGTGTTTTTTGTGCTAATAGAAGGCTGAAATATTTTCGATATATTAGCCATTCCGCCGGATGAGGCTTAGTGGCCTTATGCTAACACACCTGCCATTCCCTGTGGTTATATTCAAGTGAATCGCCCAATTAGGTCGGCCCTGCTCATTAATATCCTACACTTTTAGAATGCTTCGTCCACTACATCAATTTTACACATTCACATATTGCCAACCCTTTACATAAATCCGTACACTTTTACAATTATTATGCAGAGCCTTCgcatttttcttaattttgtaaaatatgccgtcttttcttgttattttgcccTTATTCATAACTCTAACCCttttcattagaaaattagaTCCCTCACGCCCCTCCTACGCCAGGGAAAAGAATCGAAAAAtcgaaaaacgaaaaaaacaaatctaaATATTTAAACCCCATTTGTTTTCCTAGGCGCAGAAATCCCAATTAAGCTCACTGCTTGGAGGTATTTGCGCAGGGGAGTTCTGTGCTTATTCGTCGAGTATTTGTTTACTAGATTCCCgttgatatgttattgaaTATTGTAATTTAGAAAAGCGCTCTATGATGTAAACCGGTTTAGTCGATTATACTTTTACTCTTTGGGGTCATTTGAATATGATACCATTCGGCTACTCTAGTATATCATAAAAGAACAAATGATCGAAAGTAATAAGATAAGAGACAAAGCAAGGAGATAAAATAAAGGAGATTAGGAAATGcgaaaggaaataaaagcgGGCTGGGAATTTTGCAATGTTATATGGGTTTCACCGTTGTTTTTGACACTTTCTATTAAACCCAGCGAGAAGGCCCCTTTTTGCCATAGAAGATGAcataatttaatttaattgcTCCTCTTTCTCCAAACCCTTTCTTATTATGTTCGATTCCGGTAATTTTATCGTAATTGAAAGACATTTCTCTGTTTAATCAGTGTCAATATGCGCATTGATGTAATTTATCCGCGCCCTGCCTTtattgttttctaaaaaaagattAT is a window from the Nematostella vectensis chromosome 9, jaNemVect1.1, whole genome shotgun sequence genome containing:
- the LOC116613196 gene encoding melatonin receptor type 1B-B; translation: MKNTNETGEVWSVSTSVVTVVYLSVIIAIGVFGNILVVIVSVQGNRVRTKGRALIASMAVADCVESLNLVFMLATAISRGQWIFTDAACKVHGFITTQFVIASMYSLMSISLNRYYMVVKPNHYRRVFDTRNTALIIAFIWVFPLWLAVSPLAGWSEYSFQPHKATCIFYFSTSPAFAIVVCVMCVPVPLTVIVYTCFKISQQVKQRSMRVQGAGSATRVNVHEIKITRTLIVIISAYLICFIPAAVVNLIEMLIPSYEIPFWIDIVSMLLVVTNHANNPLIYGMMNRQYRRAFIAVILGTCGDSCYNPNESNSDSRLDDLTADKTRQIGTTQQGEPSKHDKTSSIQISGSSALQAMEVSIAQQSSPMPQKPLQAG